Proteins encoded by one window of Aphis gossypii isolate Hap1 chromosome X, ASM2018417v2, whole genome shotgun sequence:
- the LOC126552605 gene encoding uncharacterized protein LOC126552605 has product MPENFRAIVNSTDGAFSWKAIAEYYIPVIIRVINGEELKFVSVRMAETQLLSKYIQHLHEDVFNCTSVKSHFITDSEANLLNEINIIHADSIYGKDTFCAGKDYIVRLEDVLELYTFLEVCYNKMLNKITAGRKEKCGFINIDSEAVVPYCLADGHKYIPTFYFEGATEDLNDGAVELKEWNFAYLKFCYKVQGIKNELYTSESCTVTTLDVIKNYFTPETRFEEYWPAKVIETNLLINRKSTDVYPSGVWIKAPLEVPAPESTIPHSLTASAPVMPQSMPVVTNTFQNEWPSKQTLEDIRNALPQPKNVLSKQDQQCQSAARPSKRRLRMTGHGGSVISTPAATTGWYSPTAADSNDLLFN; this is encoded by the exons ATGCCGGAAAATTTCCGGGCGATTGTAAACTCTACCGATG GTGCATTTTCCTGGAAAGCAATTGCAGAATACTATATACCAGTCATTATTCGTGTAATTAATGGTGAAGAATTGAAGTTTGTATCTGTACGGATGGCTGAAACTCAACTGCTCAGCAAGTACATACAACATTTACACGaagatgtttttaattgtacatCGGTGAAAAGTCACTTTATCACTGATTCAGAAGCAAATCTATTAAATGagattaacataatacatgCTGATAGTATCTATGGAAAAGATACATTCTGTGCGGGCAAAGATTATATTGTCCGTTTAGAAGATGTCCTCgagttgtatacatttttagaagtaTGTTACAACAAAATGCTGAACAAAATTACTGCCGGTCGCAAAGAAAAATgtggttttattaatatcgatTCCGAAGCTGTTGTACCATACTGCCTTGCAGATGGCCATAAATACATaccaactttttattttgaaggGGCTACGGAAGACCTAAATGATGGTGCTGTAGAACTTAAGGAGTGGAACTTTGCCTATCTTAAGTTCTGTTATAAAGTTCAGGGTATAAAAAATGAGCTGTATACTAGTGAATCATGCACAGTGACTACTCTCGatgttatcaaaaattattttacaccaGAAACGCGTTTTGAGGAATATTGGCCGGCTAAAGTGATTGAAACAAATCTCCTGATAAATCGAAAATCAACCGATGTTTATCCATCAGGTGTCTGGATCAAAGCCCCCCTTGAAGTACCTGCCCCCGAAAGTACTATTCCACACTCATTGACAGCTTCAGCACCAGTTATGCCACAGAGTATGCCAGTGGTAACGAATACCTTTCAAAATGAATGGCCATCAAAGCAAACG TTAGAAGATATCCGGAACGCGTTGCCACAACCAAAAAATGTGTTGTCCAAGCAAGACCAACAATGCCAATCTGCGGCTCGACCGTCCAAGAGACGGTTAAGAATGACCGGGCACGGCGGTAGTGTGATTTCCACCCCCGCCGCCACTACTGGTTGGTACTCGCCGACCGCAGCTGACAGTAAcgatctattatttaattaa
- the LOC126551698 gene encoding uncharacterized protein LOC126551698, translating into MAPKIMLLITLSVASAVLVSGASLAFQERKAIVVLKGPGQVNGNVTFIQANRGGPVTVTGVVSGLTEGPHGFHVHEKGDVSNGCLSTGSHFNPQGNKHGGQNDEPRHAGDLGNIQADNTGVAKFSFSDPLISLIGAHNILGRAVVVHADTDDMGRGGFTDSLTTGHAGSRVACGVIGIL; encoded by the exons ATGGCACCCAAAATCATGTTGCTGATCACCTTGTCGGTTGCGTCCGCAGTGTTAGTCTCGGGCGCTTCCCTGGCGTTT caAGAACGCAAAGCCATAGTTGTTCTCAAGGGACCCGGCCAGGTGAACGGTAACGTGACATTTATCCAGGCTAATCGCGGTGGCCCGGTTACGGTAACAGGAGTGGTGTCCGGTCTTACCGAAGGACCACACGGTTTCCACGTTCACGAGAAGGGAGACGTGAGTAACGGATGCTTATCCACCGGATCGCACTTCAACCCACAAGGG AACAAACACGGTGGTCAAAATGACGAGCCGAGACACGCCGGTGACTTAGGCAACATCCAAGCGGACAACACGGGGGTGGCGAAATTCTCTTTCTCGGACCCCCTCATCTCGCTGATCGGTGCCCACAACATCCTTGGTCGCGCCGTGGTCGTGCACGCCGACACTGACGACATGGGCCGTGGAGGATTCACCGACAGCCTGACCACTGGACACGCCGGTTCCAGGGTGGCATGCGGAGTCATCGGAATCCTGTAG